A region from the Variovorax sp. RKNM96 genome encodes:
- a CDS encoding sll0787 family AIR synthase-like protein encodes MTSSVHEIAEALRATRGFAHKRDISDVVSALGRSLPGGHAALAQAVPIGDDCAAIPDGHGGYLLFAIEGLVEDFIVRMPWFAGYCGVMVNVSDIYAMGGRPTAVVDALWSTGMNPADDVLRGLAEAAVRYGVPIVGGHSNNRSERPQLAVAILGHARKLLTSFDARPGDLLVMAADLRGAYEEPFPYWNASTTAPAARLRADLEVLPSLAEDGLCRAAKDISMAGAVGTAMMLLECSGVGARVDLDALPRPDGVPLLRWLSSFPSYGFVLSVPPSQIAPVMSRFAARDIACAVIGEVDATRQVRLQAGGDEALLWDFGSDAFIQPPQEVLACQ; translated from the coding sequence ATGACGAGCAGCGTGCACGAGATCGCCGAGGCCCTGCGCGCCACGCGCGGCTTCGCCCACAAGCGCGACATCAGCGACGTGGTCTCCGCGCTCGGCCGGTCGCTGCCCGGCGGCCATGCCGCGCTCGCGCAGGCGGTGCCCATCGGCGACGACTGCGCCGCCATTCCCGATGGCCATGGCGGCTATTTGCTGTTCGCCATCGAGGGGCTGGTCGAAGACTTCATCGTGCGCATGCCCTGGTTCGCGGGCTACTGCGGCGTGATGGTCAACGTGAGCGACATCTACGCCATGGGCGGTCGCCCGACTGCCGTGGTCGATGCGCTGTGGAGCACCGGCATGAATCCTGCCGACGATGTGCTGCGCGGCTTGGCGGAAGCGGCCGTGCGCTATGGCGTGCCCATCGTCGGCGGCCACAGCAACAACCGCAGCGAGCGGCCGCAACTGGCGGTCGCGATCCTCGGCCATGCACGCAAGCTGCTCACGAGTTTCGATGCGAGGCCCGGCGACCTGCTGGTGATGGCGGCCGACCTGCGCGGCGCCTACGAGGAACCCTTTCCGTACTGGAACGCATCGACCACCGCGCCGGCCGCGCGGCTGCGCGCCGACCTCGAGGTGCTGCCCTCGCTGGCCGAAGACGGCCTGTGCCGCGCGGCCAAGGACATCAGCATGGCCGGCGCGGTGGGCACGGCGATGATGCTGCTGGAGTGCTCGGGCGTGGGCGCGCGCGTCGATCTCGATGCGCTGCCGCGTCCCGACGGCGTGCCGCTGCTGCGCTGGCTCTCGTCCTTTCCGAGCTACGGCTTCGTGCTCAGCGTGCCGCCCTCGCAGATCGCGCCGGTGATGAGCCGGTTCGCCGCGCGCGACATCGCCTGCGCCGTGATCGGCGAGGTCGATGCGACGCGA
- a CDS encoding MSMEG_0567/Sll0786 family nitrogen starvation N-acetyltransferase has translation MLCIDDLSELDLYYAPVEYLVREATQQWERDEAMALRRAVFCIEQGIFARDDRDATDDRSQLLVAMSCNGGMPEQVVGTVRIHRGEAEGEWWGSRLAVHPAFRSQGHLGVTLIRLAVTRANALGCEAFFAQVQMQNVPLFRKLGWQLIEETTVHGRPHARMQADLGWYPPCHDPVSGFVTRAKVLA, from the coding sequence ATGCTGTGCATCGACGACCTGAGTGAACTCGACCTGTACTACGCGCCCGTCGAATACCTTGTGCGCGAGGCCACGCAGCAATGGGAGCGCGACGAGGCGATGGCGCTGCGCCGCGCGGTGTTCTGCATCGAGCAGGGCATCTTCGCGCGCGACGATCGCGATGCGACGGACGACCGCTCGCAGCTGCTGGTCGCGATGTCGTGCAACGGCGGCATGCCCGAGCAGGTGGTGGGCACGGTGCGCATCCATCGCGGCGAGGCAGAGGGCGAGTGGTGGGGTTCCCGTCTTGCCGTGCACCCCGCGTTCCGCAGCCAGGGCCACCTGGGCGTGACGCTGATCCGGCTGGCCGTCACGCGCGCCAACGCGCTGGGCTGCGAGGCGTTCTTCGCGCAGGTGCAGATGCAGAACGTGCCGCTGTTCCGCAAGCTCGGCTGGCAGCTGATCGAAGAAACCACCGTGCATGGCCGGCCGCATGCGCGCATGCAGGCCGACCTCGGCTGGTACCCGCCCTGCCACGATCCGGTGAGCGGCTTCGTCACGCGCGCGAAGGTGCTGGCATGA